The following proteins come from a genomic window of Sander vitreus isolate 19-12246 chromosome 14, sanVit1, whole genome shotgun sequence:
- the LOC144528941 gene encoding tripartite motif-containing protein 16-like produces MAQKGVQLDRETISCSICLDLLKDPVTIPCGHSYCMNCIKGFWDEGDEKEMYSCPQCRQSFTPRPVLVKSTMLADLVEQLKKTGLQAAPADLCYAGAEDVACDVCTGRKLKAIKSCLICLVSYCEKHLQLHYDVAQLKKHKLVEPSKKLQENVCSRHDEVMKMFCRTDQQLICYLCSVDEHKGHDTVSAAAERAERQRELEGSRQTIQQRIQDREKDVKLLQQQAEAIDLSADKAVEDSEKIFTELIRLLEKRSSDVKQQVRSQQKSEASRVKELQEELEQEITELKRKDAELKKLSHTEDHNQFLHNYPSLSPLSQSTSSIQIRPLSCFEDVTAAVSEVRDKLQDVLREEWTNVSLTGTEVDVLLPQPEPKTRAGFLKYSREITLDPNTVNTQLLLSEGNRKVTLMRQQQSYSSHPDRFTDWPQVLSRESLTGRCYWEVETRGRVVVAVAYKNISRAGWSDECGFGRNDKSWALDCTNHIYTFWSNKVQTPVSRPGSSRVGVYLDHSAGILSFYSVSGTMTLLHRVQTTFTQPLYAGLMVCGYGDSAELCKLK; encoded by the coding sequence ATGGCGCAGAAAGGAGTTCAGCTGGACCGGGAAACTATTTCTTGTTCCATCTGTCTGGATCTACTGAAGGATCCGGTGACTATTCCCTGTGGACACAGCTACTGCATGAACTGTATTAAAGGCTTCTGGGATGAAGGGGATGAGAAGGAAATGTACAGCTGCCCTCAGTGCAGGCAGAGCTTCACACCGAGGCCTGTACTGGTGAAAAGCACCATGTTAGCAGATTTAGTGGAGCAGCTGAAGAAGACTGGACTCCAAGCTGCTCCTGCTGATCTCTGCTATGCTGGAGCTGAAGATGTGGCCTGTGATGTCTGCACCGGGAGAAAACTCAAAGCCATCAAGTCCTGTCTGATCTGTCTTGTCTCTTACTGTGAGAAACACCTTCAGCTTCATTACGATGTAGCTCAGTTAAAGAAACACAAGCTGGTGGAGCCGTCCAAGAAGCTCCAGGAGAACGTCTGCTCTCGTCATGATGAGGTGATGAAGATGTTCTGTCGTACTGATCAGCAGCTTATCTGTTATCTCTGCTCCGTGGACGAACATAAAGGCCACGACACAgtctcagctgcagcagagagagctgagaggcagagagagctcGAGGGGAGTCGACAGACCATCCAGCAGAGAAtccaggacagagagaaagatgtgaaGCTGCTTCAACAGCAGGCGGAGGCCATCGATCTCTCTGCTGATAAAGCAGTGGAGGACAGCGAGAAGATCTTCACCGAGCTGATCCGTCTCCTGGAGAAAAGAAGCTCTGATGTGAAGCAGCAGGTCAGATCCCAGCAGAAAAGTGAAGCGAGTCGAGTCAAAGAGCTtcaggaggagctggagcaggagatcactgagctgaagaggaaagacgctgagctgaagaagctctcacacacagaggatcACAACCAGTTTCTACACAACTACCCCTCACTGTCACCACTCAGCCAATCAACATCCAGCATTCAGATCCGTCCTCTGAGCTGCTTTGAGGACGTGACGGCGGCTGTGTCAGAAGTCAGAGATAAACTGCAGGACGTCCTGAGAGAGGAGTGGACAAACGTCTCACTGACAGGGACTGAAGTGGACGTTTTACTGCCACAACCAGAGCCCAAGACCAGAGCTGGATTCTTAAAATATTCACGTGAAATCACACTGGATccaaacacagtaaacacacagctgttatTATCTGAGGGGAACAGGAAAGTAACATTAATGAGACAACAACAGTCTTATTCTAGTCACCCAGACAGATTCACTGACTGGCCTCAGGTCCTGAGTAGAGAGAGTCTGACTGGACGTTGTTACTGGGAGGTGGAGACGAGAGGAAGAGTTGTTGTAGCAGTCGCATACAAGAATATCAGCAGAGCAGGGTGGTCGGATGAATGTGGATTTGGACGAAATGACAAATCTTGGGCGTTAGATTGTACCAaccacatttatacattttggtCCAACAAAGTCCAAACTCCCGTCTCACGTCCTGGGTCCTCCAGAGTAGGAGTGTACCTGGATCACAGTGCAGGTATTCTGTCCTTCTACAGCGTCTCTGGAACCATGACTCTCCTCCACAGAGTCCAgaccacattcactcagcccCTCTATGCTGGACTAATGGTTTGTGGTTATGGAGACTCTGCTGAGTTGTGTAAACTGAAATAG